A single window of Populus nigra chromosome 17, ddPopNigr1.1, whole genome shotgun sequence DNA harbors:
- the LOC133677705 gene encoding protein ENDOPLASMIC RETICULUM-ARRESTED PEN3: MENEISNSTANTLPSDRIKLNVGGKPFETTISTLQSGGQDSLLSTLSTRPGHDPIFIDRDPEIFSVLLSLLRSNRLPSTARRFSKQELADEALYYGIDSHIRDAISPPPLSGIDASIVSTICPTSDGLVSSFTAAADDGSVCTAHGGQISFYDHNLTHLSTVRTHLEDITSIRHVWPDVAAVGSESAAGIHFYNFSTARYIESIHWTDSTDPRIYKARVSSIADSSSQIFASFDCPHRENCILSIDKSTLQISSEITRQSGGASKNTVPGKLTWLPETGALIGSAVTCGAFGYSGYIRMWDPRNGEVIWETSEPGSGRSSRFGDSFADVDVDVGGLTLFKVCSKSGDLAVADLRKLGDDPWVYINERNPSMRFIGGASNSVLHCYKSQVFVGRDGSLEVWSKENNGGGEGLYRRNFVDKVEDSNRGVIRKIEGGGDRLFVSRENVEGIEVWESSYFSGAILV; this comes from the coding sequence ATGGAAAACGAAATTTCCAATTCTACGGCTAACACCCTCCCCAGCGATCGTATCAAGCTCAACGTTGGAGGCAAGCCTTTTGAAACCACAATATCCACACTCCAATCGGGTGGTCAGGATTCACTCTTATCCACTCTCTCGACCCGACCTGGCCATGACCCGATTTTCATTGACCGAGACCCGGAGATTTTCTCCGTCCTCCTTTCTCTACTCCGCTCCAACCGTCTCCCCTCCACTGCACGCCGTTTCTCTAAGCAAGAACTCGCCGACGAGGCTCTCTACTACGGCATTGATTCGCACATCCGCGACGCCatctctcctcctcctctctctgGAATTGATGCTTCAATCGTCTCCACCATCTGCCCCACCTCTGACGGCCTCGTATCCTCATTCACCGCGGCCGCAGACGACGGCTCTGTCTGCACTGCTCACGGCGGCCAAATCTCCTTCTACGATCACAACCTAACCCACCTCTCCACAGTCCGTACGCACCTCGAAGATATCACCTCTATCCGCCACGTATGGCCCGATGTCGCCGCCGTCGGTTCAGAATCCGCCGCGGGGATCCATTTCTACAATTTCTCCACCGCGCGTTACATCGAGTCAATTCACTGGACTGACTCGACCGATCCGAGAATCTACAAAGCGCGAGTCAGCTCAATCGCTGACTCATCAAGTCAAATCTTTGCCTCCTTTGACTGTCCACACAGAGAGAACTGCATACTATCAATAGACAAATCAACGCTTCAGATCTCATCAGAGATCACGAGACAATCGGGGGGCGCTTCCAAGAACACGGTCCCCGGGAAGCTGACGTGGCTTCCGGAGACCGGCGCATTAATCGGATCGGCGGTTACATGTGGGGCGTTTGGTTATTCAGGATATATTAGAATGTGGGACCCACGGAATGGGGAGGTGATTTGGGAGACGAGTGAGCCAGGTTCGGGACGAAGCAGCAGGTTCGGAGATTCGTTTGCGGACGTGGACGTTGACGTGGGTGGGTTGACGTTGTTTAAAGTCTGCTCGAAGTCTGGTGATTTAGCAGTGGCAGATTTGCGCAAGTTAGGGGATGATCCGTGGGTCTATATTAACGAGAGGAACCCTAGCATGAGATTTATTGGTGGTGCAAGTAATAGTGTGCTACATTGTTACAAGAGCCAGGTTTTTGTAGGAAGAGATGGGAGTTTAGAGGTTTGGTCAAAAGAGAATAACGGAGGTGGAGAGGGGTTGTATAGGAGAAATTTTGTGGATAAAGTGGAGGATTCAAACAGAGGGGTGATAAGGAAAATTGAAGGTGGCGGAGATAGGTTGTTTGTTAGTAGGGAAAATGTTGAGGGTATTGAAGTGTGGGAAAGTTCTTATTTTTCTGGTGCAATTTTGGTTTAG
- the LOC133676447 gene encoding josephin-like protein, giving the protein MSRKASKRLSFSPDENDKPTIFLKHGSGTRVGGNRKKIAGIFSFRLPRTSKFSPARLLRRLGAKVARALRFVSMGRKSSRKVTSSSLPRSRSLAEAVDSQRAEAIEDCIEFLNSSSSLQRSNSVSTNSY; this is encoded by the coding sequence ATGTCACGCAAAGCAAGCAAGCGATTAAGTTTCAGTCCTGATGAAAATGATAAGCCAACAATCTTTCTTAAACATGGAAGTGGAACAAGGGTAGGTGGAAACAGGAAGAAGATTGCTGGAATTTTCTCTTTTAGGCTTCCTAGAACCTCAAAATTTTCACCAGCAAGACTACTAAGGCGCCTCGGAGCTAAGGTAGCAAGAGCTCTACGTTTTGTGTCCATGGGAAGGAAATCTTCACGTAAGGTTACTTCATCAAGTTTGCCAAGATCAAGATCACTTGCTGAGGCAGTAGACTCTCAACGAGCTGAAGCTATTGAAGATTGCATTGAGTTCCTAAATTCTTCATCCTCTTTGCAGAGGTCAAACTCAGTTTCTACAAATTCTTATTAG
- the LOC133677464 gene encoding signal recognition particle subunit SRP54 2 isoform X2: MLDPGKPSFTPKKGKTSVVMFVGLQGSGKTTTCTKYAYYHQKKGWKPALVCADTFRAGAFDQLKQNATKAKIPFYGSYMESDPVKIAVEGVERFKKENCDLIIVDTSGRHKQEVALFEEMRQVAEATKPDLVIFVMDSSIGQAAFDQAQAFKQSVAVGAVIVTKMDGHAKGGGALSAVAATKSPVIFIGTGEHMDEFEVFDVKPFVSRLLGMGDWSGFMDKIHEVVPMDQQPELLQKLSEGNFTLRIMYEQFQNLLKMGPIGQVFSMLPGFSSELMPKGREKESQAKIKRYMTMMDSMTNEELDSSNPKLMNESRIMRIARGSGRSVRDVMEMLEEYKRLAKIWSKMKGLKIPKKGEMSALSRNMNAQHMSKVLPPQMLKQIGGMGGLQNLMKQMGSAKDMMGMFGGGDK, translated from the exons ATGTTGGACCCAGGAAAGCCATCTTTTACtccaaagaaaggaaaaactagTGTTGTTATGTTTGTTGGTTTACAAG GGTCGGGGAAAACAACAACATGTACGAAATATGCgtattatcaccagaagaaagGGTGGAAACCAGCGCTAGTTTGCGCTGATACTTTCAGAGCTGGTGCTTTTGATCAGCTGAAACAGAATGCTACTAAAGCTAAGATTCCATTCTATGGAAG CTATATGGAATCGGATCCTGTTAAAATTGCTGTGGAAGGTGTGGAGAGATTCAAGAAGGAAAATTGTGATCTTATAATTGTTGACACTAGTGGGCGGCATAAACAGGAAGTTGCGCTTTTTGAAGAAATGCGACAAGTTGCTGAAGCAacg AAACCGGATCTTGTTATATTTGTCATGGATAGTAGTATTGGTCAAGCTGCATTTGATCAGGCTCAAGCATTTAAGCAAAGTGTTGCAGTTGGAGCTGTGATTGTTACCAAAATGGATGGTCATGCTAAGGGTGGTGGTGCACTTAGTGC TGTTGCAGCAACAAAGAGTCCTGTCATTTTTATTGGCACAGGAGAGCATATGGATGAGTTTGAAGTCTTCGATGTTAAACCTTTTGTTAGTCGGCTTTTAG GTATGGGTGATTGGTCTGGTTTCATGGACAAAATCCACGAGGTTGTTCCTATGGATCAACAACCAGAGCTTCTGCAAAAACTTTCTGAAGGGAACTTTACCTTGAGGATTATGTATGAACAATTCCAGAATCTACTAAAAATGGGTCCCATTGGGCAG GTATTTTCAATGCTTCCTGGATTTAGTTCTGAATTAATGCCAAAAGGTCGTGAAAAGGAAAGCCAGGCAAAGATTAAGCGCTACATGACCATGATGGATTCAATGACTAATGAAG AGTTGGATAGTTCAAATCCAAAGCTTATGAATGAGTCACGTATTATGAGGATAGCACGGGGTTCAGGTCGTTCAGTTAGAGATGTAATGGAAATGTTGGAAGAGTACAAACGACTTGCTAAGATCTGGAGCAAAATGAAGGGACTTAAGATTCCAAAGAAGGGTGAAATGAGTGCCCTTTCTAGAAACATGAATGCACAACACATGAGCAAAGTTCTCCCACCACAGATGTTGAAGCAGATTGGTGGTATGGGTGGCTTGCAAAATTTGATGAAGCAAATGGGTTCTGCCAAGGACATGATGGGCATGTTTGGAGGTGGGGACAAGTAA
- the LOC133677464 gene encoding signal recognition particle subunit SRP54 2 isoform X1, giving the protein MVLAELGGSISRAIQQMSNATIIDEKALNDCLNEITRALLQSDVQFKLVRDMQTNIKKIVNLDDLAAGHNKRKIIQQAIFNELCKMLDPGKPSFTPKKGKTSVVMFVGLQGSGKTTTCTKYAYYHQKKGWKPALVCADTFRAGAFDQLKQNATKAKIPFYGSYMESDPVKIAVEGVERFKKENCDLIIVDTSGRHKQEVALFEEMRQVAEATKPDLVIFVMDSSIGQAAFDQAQAFKQSVAVGAVIVTKMDGHAKGGGALSAVAATKSPVIFIGTGEHMDEFEVFDVKPFVSRLLGMGDWSGFMDKIHEVVPMDQQPELLQKLSEGNFTLRIMYEQFQNLLKMGPIGQVFSMLPGFSSELMPKGREKESQAKIKRYMTMMDSMTNEELDSSNPKLMNESRIMRIARGSGRSVRDVMEMLEEYKRLAKIWSKMKGLKIPKKGEMSALSRNMNAQHMSKVLPPQMLKQIGGMGGLQNLMKQMGSAKDMMGMFGGGDK; this is encoded by the exons atggtGTTGGCAGAGTTAGGAGGGAGTATATCCCGAGCAATCCAGCAGATGAGCAATGCTACAATCATCGACGAGAAAGCATTAAACGATTGCTTGAACGAGATCACTCGCGCTCTTCTTCAATCCGATGTTCAATTCAAGCTTGTTCGTGATATGCAAACCAATATCAAGAAAATCGTCAATCTTGACGATCTCGCCGCCGGTCACAACAAGCGCAAAATCATCCAGCAA gCAATATTCAACGAGCTGTGCAAAATGTTGGACCCAGGAAAGCCATCTTTTACtccaaagaaaggaaaaactagTGTTGTTATGTTTGTTGGTTTACAAG GGTCGGGGAAAACAACAACATGTACGAAATATGCgtattatcaccagaagaaagGGTGGAAACCAGCGCTAGTTTGCGCTGATACTTTCAGAGCTGGTGCTTTTGATCAGCTGAAACAGAATGCTACTAAAGCTAAGATTCCATTCTATGGAAG CTATATGGAATCGGATCCTGTTAAAATTGCTGTGGAAGGTGTGGAGAGATTCAAGAAGGAAAATTGTGATCTTATAATTGTTGACACTAGTGGGCGGCATAAACAGGAAGTTGCGCTTTTTGAAGAAATGCGACAAGTTGCTGAAGCAacg AAACCGGATCTTGTTATATTTGTCATGGATAGTAGTATTGGTCAAGCTGCATTTGATCAGGCTCAAGCATTTAAGCAAAGTGTTGCAGTTGGAGCTGTGATTGTTACCAAAATGGATGGTCATGCTAAGGGTGGTGGTGCACTTAGTGC TGTTGCAGCAACAAAGAGTCCTGTCATTTTTATTGGCACAGGAGAGCATATGGATGAGTTTGAAGTCTTCGATGTTAAACCTTTTGTTAGTCGGCTTTTAG GTATGGGTGATTGGTCTGGTTTCATGGACAAAATCCACGAGGTTGTTCCTATGGATCAACAACCAGAGCTTCTGCAAAAACTTTCTGAAGGGAACTTTACCTTGAGGATTATGTATGAACAATTCCAGAATCTACTAAAAATGGGTCCCATTGGGCAG GTATTTTCAATGCTTCCTGGATTTAGTTCTGAATTAATGCCAAAAGGTCGTGAAAAGGAAAGCCAGGCAAAGATTAAGCGCTACATGACCATGATGGATTCAATGACTAATGAAG AGTTGGATAGTTCAAATCCAAAGCTTATGAATGAGTCACGTATTATGAGGATAGCACGGGGTTCAGGTCGTTCAGTTAGAGATGTAATGGAAATGTTGGAAGAGTACAAACGACTTGCTAAGATCTGGAGCAAAATGAAGGGACTTAAGATTCCAAAGAAGGGTGAAATGAGTGCCCTTTCTAGAAACATGAATGCACAACACATGAGCAAAGTTCTCCCACCACAGATGTTGAAGCAGATTGGTGGTATGGGTGGCTTGCAAAATTTGATGAAGCAAATGGGTTCTGCCAAGGACATGATGGGCATGTTTGGAGGTGGGGACAAGTAA